The Cellulomonas wangleii genome includes a region encoding these proteins:
- a CDS encoding ATP-grasp domain-containing protein, producing MADSSAGSSDARPRVVVLHSRQPLTTDPAQAFPRDRFEVVVLTDADPATVLREDVEASVEVVRAGRGEWESVVRSVPGAEVVSNDEYCLVECARLRAATGLPARHPARLDGYRDKVLMKRRLEAAGVPVPRHLTFEPTVTSSRAVADRVVGTVGLPAVVKPRREANSRGVEVLPDAEAVVGWLARHDGETGWQVDEFVDGDLGHVNALVHHGDVRPVQAGRYLGPLLGFERGRVLGGWTLPADSPQAVAAHELNERVVHALGSDGDFVVHTEFATTPDGRLVVLETAARAPGAAVSELARVHAGVQLEVAHLRLQAGLPVPEPDHTGGRQAAWLWLPVMPGQRWGGVPEIARALGSEVEVHVSRVGRDGNSGTDVRLGAALLLTSTDPGAVAHDVDVLHRSPWFRTADSLGGASAVTR from the coding sequence GTGGCTGACTCCTCGGCCGGGTCGTCGGACGCCCGCCCGCGCGTCGTCGTGCTCCACTCGCGCCAGCCCCTCACGACGGACCCGGCGCAGGCGTTCCCCCGCGACCGGTTCGAGGTCGTCGTCCTGACCGACGCCGACCCCGCGACCGTGCTCCGCGAGGACGTCGAGGCGTCGGTCGAGGTCGTGCGCGCCGGGCGGGGGGAGTGGGAGTCCGTCGTGCGGTCGGTGCCGGGCGCGGAGGTCGTCAGCAACGACGAGTACTGCCTCGTCGAGTGCGCACGGCTGCGGGCGGCGACGGGCCTGCCCGCACGGCACCCCGCACGCCTCGACGGGTACCGCGACAAGGTCCTCATGAAGCGTCGGCTCGAGGCCGCGGGCGTCCCGGTTCCCCGGCACCTGACCTTCGAGCCGACCGTCACGTCCTCCCGCGCCGTCGCGGACCGCGTCGTCGGGACCGTCGGCCTGCCCGCCGTCGTGAAGCCGCGGCGCGAGGCGAACTCGCGAGGCGTCGAGGTGCTGCCCGACGCCGAGGCGGTCGTCGGGTGGCTGGCCCGGCACGACGGCGAGACGGGGTGGCAGGTCGACGAGTTCGTGGACGGGGACCTCGGCCACGTCAACGCGCTCGTACACCACGGCGACGTCCGCCCCGTCCAGGCGGGGCGCTACCTGGGGCCGCTGCTCGGGTTCGAGCGCGGCCGGGTGCTCGGCGGGTGGACGCTGCCGGCCGACAGCCCGCAGGCCGTGGCCGCGCACGAGCTGAACGAGCGCGTCGTCCACGCCCTCGGGTCGGACGGCGACTTCGTCGTCCACACGGAGTTCGCGACGACGCCCGACGGTCGGCTCGTCGTGCTGGAGACCGCCGCGCGCGCTCCCGGCGCCGCCGTCTCGGAGCTCGCACGCGTGCACGCCGGCGTCCAGCTCGAGGTGGCGCACCTGCGGCTCCAGGCAGGGCTGCCCGTCCCGGAGCCGGACCACACGGGCGGGCGCCAGGCCGCCTGGCTGTGGCTGCCGGTGATGCCGGGTCAGCGCTGGGGCGGCGTCCCCGAGATCGCTCGGGCCCTCGGGAGCGAGGTCGAGGTGCACGTGTCCCGGGTGGGACGCGACGGCAACTCCGGCACGGACGTCCGGCTCGGCGCCGCGCTCCTGCTCACGAGCACCGATCCCGGCGCGGTCGCGCACGACGTCGACGTCCTGCACCGCTCGCCGTGGTTCCGCACGGCGGACTCACTGGGTGGAGCCTCAGCGGTCACCCGATGA
- a CDS encoding LuxR C-terminal-related transcriptional regulator encodes MTTEEGPSGETGRGRGTVGTPAWASRQLPVSAVARSRLLDRLDRLDPVAVVRAVHGFGRTVLAEQWAARQRSTGRPVAWTAGPWPADGGAWVAVRDALTAALRAAGGDVPDAPGPAELAAAVDATASPVVLVVDEADHLDAPADLQAVADLLTASHGLRLLLVTGARYPLRPSGAWHPVLEAARRPLSVVTLTARDLAFTPDELRAAAATWGHLVDDTRLRRLVDLVDGWPALARAVLDDTRPGDTQPATSAAFAYARDVMLPEIGDTALLHTAMLVATAADQTPATVRLVLDTAGQARSAADELDVLLRLEAVGMLVRHRSDGGPSRWHVPGLLREVLTRELERRDPEMSARVHRALARAALTAHPPDPAAAVEHAARAHDWTLLETCWVDFGTYLVATAGAAVDAAYAPLPDAVTETSTVLALARAVARRGEDERDDPRALVLRLMIELGTLALDGAWRSRTPAGRWTGAAAALVAARARGDIPRAMVVVRDTEVAAARAGVAGGTSTRAYWWFLLQGGRTALLDGDLGTALELPMRAYELADPSRAPDVRAAAAGHVALVHALDGVLSDAERWLVRHAEALDPDWENRLRDSAGDVAEAMVATDHLDLPAADAALSRLTLAVHSPDVTWPFVMRARVRRAVLFGDPETGLAELEQIERTQHVWLAQAGLVQRVVARLRAELLLALGEYHRVADLLVGQDPTGLWSDVPRARWHLLTGDPHAALRTAVLGGRRRRVNLADRTDLLVLEAWAALESGQPALAVRAFRAARRVAGEQGALRSFAHLPGSVRDALVLESGMPFDDHELARLATTGQVVPAVGRLVPLTPRERTVLTLLDEHGTTREVADALTVSVNTVRKQVLSIYAKLGVHDREAALRRAHELGVLGPERPGR; translated from the coding sequence ATGACGACCGAAGAGGGTCCGTCCGGCGAGACCGGGCGCGGCAGGGGGACGGTCGGGACGCCGGCGTGGGCGTCGCGGCAGCTGCCCGTGAGCGCAGTGGCCCGCTCGCGCCTGCTCGATCGCCTGGACCGCCTCGACCCCGTCGCCGTGGTGCGTGCGGTGCACGGGTTCGGACGCACCGTGCTGGCGGAGCAGTGGGCCGCCCGGCAGCGGTCGACCGGCCGGCCGGTCGCCTGGACGGCAGGACCGTGGCCCGCGGACGGCGGCGCGTGGGTGGCGGTGCGCGACGCGCTGACGGCTGCGCTGCGCGCGGCGGGCGGCGACGTCCCCGACGCGCCGGGGCCTGCGGAGCTCGCCGCGGCGGTGGACGCGACCGCGTCGCCCGTCGTGCTCGTGGTCGACGAGGCCGACCACCTCGACGCCCCCGCCGACCTGCAGGCGGTCGCGGACCTGCTCACCGCGTCCCACGGGCTGCGTCTGCTGCTGGTGACCGGTGCGCGGTACCCGCTGCGCCCGAGCGGCGCGTGGCACCCGGTCCTCGAGGCGGCACGTCGGCCGCTGTCGGTCGTCACGCTCACCGCGCGTGACCTGGCGTTCACCCCGGACGAGCTGCGCGCCGCCGCGGCCACCTGGGGTCACCTCGTCGACGACACCCGGCTGCGTCGGCTGGTCGACCTGGTGGACGGGTGGCCCGCACTCGCGCGCGCCGTGCTGGACGACACCCGGCCGGGCGACACGCAGCCGGCGACCTCGGCGGCGTTCGCGTACGCCCGGGACGTCATGCTGCCGGAGATCGGGGACACGGCGCTGCTGCACACCGCCATGCTCGTAGCCACCGCGGCGGACCAGACACCCGCGACCGTGCGTCTCGTGCTCGACACCGCGGGGCAGGCACGGTCTGCCGCCGACGAGCTGGACGTGCTCCTGCGGCTGGAGGCCGTGGGGATGCTCGTGCGGCACCGCTCGGACGGCGGTCCCAGCCGGTGGCACGTGCCCGGGCTGCTGCGGGAGGTGCTGACGCGGGAGCTGGAGCGTCGCGACCCCGAGATGTCGGCCCGGGTGCACCGTGCCCTGGCCCGCGCGGCGCTGACCGCGCACCCGCCGGACCCCGCCGCGGCCGTCGAGCACGCCGCCCGGGCGCACGACTGGACGCTGCTCGAGACCTGCTGGGTCGACTTCGGCACCTACCTGGTGGCCACGGCGGGTGCGGCCGTCGACGCCGCGTACGCCCCGCTGCCGGACGCGGTGACGGAGACCTCGACGGTTCTCGCCCTGGCGCGGGCGGTCGCCCGCCGCGGTGAGGACGAGCGCGACGACCCGCGGGCCCTGGTCCTGCGGCTGATGATCGAGCTCGGGACGCTGGCGCTCGACGGCGCGTGGCGCAGCCGCACACCCGCCGGCCGCTGGACGGGCGCCGCGGCCGCCCTGGTCGCGGCACGGGCGCGAGGTGACATCCCTCGCGCCATGGTCGTGGTGCGGGACACGGAGGTCGCTGCGGCCCGTGCCGGCGTCGCGGGCGGCACGTCCACCCGGGCGTACTGGTGGTTCCTGCTGCAGGGCGGTCGCACGGCGCTGCTCGACGGCGACCTGGGCACCGCGCTGGAGCTGCCGATGCGGGCGTACGAGCTGGCGGACCCGTCGCGGGCGCCCGACGTGCGCGCGGCCGCCGCCGGGCACGTGGCCCTGGTCCACGCGCTCGACGGGGTGCTGAGCGACGCCGAACGCTGGCTCGTGCGGCACGCCGAGGCGCTGGACCCCGACTGGGAGAACCGGCTGCGGGACAGCGCCGGCGACGTCGCCGAGGCGATGGTCGCCACCGACCACCTCGACCTGCCCGCGGCCGACGCCGCCCTGTCCCGGCTGACGCTCGCGGTGCACTCACCTGACGTGACCTGGCCGTTCGTCATGCGCGCCCGGGTGCGCCGCGCGGTGCTCTTCGGTGATCCGGAGACCGGTCTGGCGGAGCTGGAGCAGATCGAGCGCACCCAGCACGTGTGGCTGGCGCAGGCGGGCCTGGTGCAACGGGTCGTGGCGCGGTTGCGTGCCGAGCTGCTGCTGGCCCTCGGGGAGTACCACCGCGTCGCGGACCTGCTGGTGGGGCAGGATCCCACGGGGCTGTGGAGCGACGTGCCGCGCGCCCGGTGGCACCTGCTGACCGGCGACCCGCACGCCGCGCTGCGGACCGCGGTGCTGGGAGGGCGGCGGCGGCGCGTGAACCTCGCCGACCGCACCGACCTGCTGGTCCTGGAGGCGTGGGCTGCGCTCGAGTCGGGGCAGCCGGCGCTGGCCGTGCGGGCGTTCCGCGCGGCCCGCCGCGTCGCCGGCGAGCAAGGTGCCCTGCGCAGCTTCGCGCACCTGCCCGGGTCCGTGCGCGACGCCCTGGTGCTGGAGTCCGGCATGCCGTTCGACGACCACGAGCTGGCGCGCCTGGCCACCACGGGCCAGG
- a CDS encoding CotH kinase family protein, which produces MSRADLRRRLPVPLRQHWKPLTAGLAGVAVALTVLGDVTIRPYSTSTAAVTDEERITEDVEGTVDLFDTTVDHELVLSYSQDDYDRMLDAYFTEGEKEWMTADITIDGTTIESAAIRLKGNSTLSSLVDDREGSATQGERAPGGLGGMSGGQMPGGGGEMPQVPGGGGEMPQMPGGGGGRGPGGGFAGTGLALSTQEPENLPLLVSFDENRPGRAYQGMTELAIRPASAAAESSLNEAVALELTKRSGQPTQDYAYTTYAVNDRPATTRLVVQNPDPQYAAALEGDGVLYKVESTSSFTYQGDDQTAYADDFTQVNLRGSHDLQPIVSFLEWLDGASDEEFAQELDQWVDVGSFATYLATQDVLGNMDTISGPGRNAYLYHDLGTGLISVVSWDLNLALGGMSLPGTGGGPGDGDGSARPGAPGGAALPALPEGVELPEGARPGAPGGGRGPEAMGGNALVTRFEASADLSALVDAAIAELRAEWLDSGQAGRVVEEVASRVPATDAVDQATIDADAQAVMSRLAGDDAP; this is translated from the coding sequence ATGAGTCGCGCAGACCTCCGCAGGCGCCTCCCGGTGCCGCTGCGTCAGCACTGGAAGCCGCTGACAGCAGGGTTGGCAGGAGTCGCCGTCGCCCTCACGGTCCTCGGTGACGTGACGATCCGGCCCTACTCCACGAGCACGGCCGCCGTGACCGACGAGGAACGCATCACCGAGGACGTCGAGGGCACGGTCGACCTCTTCGACACCACCGTCGACCACGAGCTCGTCCTGTCCTACTCCCAGGACGACTACGACCGGATGCTCGACGCCTACTTCACCGAGGGCGAGAAGGAGTGGATGACCGCCGACATCACGATCGACGGCACCACGATCGAGTCCGCAGCAATCCGCCTGAAGGGCAACTCCACCCTCTCGTCCCTGGTCGACGACCGGGAGGGGTCCGCGACCCAGGGCGAGCGCGCCCCCGGAGGGCTCGGAGGCATGAGCGGCGGTCAGATGCCGGGCGGTGGCGGAGAGATGCCACAGGTGCCGGGCGGCGGCGGAGAGATGCCACAGATGCCGGGCGGCGGCGGCGGACGAGGCCCGGGCGGCGGATTCGCCGGCACGGGACTCGCGCTCAGCACGCAGGAGCCGGAGAACCTGCCGCTGCTCGTCAGCTTCGACGAGAACCGGCCCGGGCGCGCCTACCAGGGCATGACCGAGCTGGCGATCCGCCCGGCGAGCGCCGCAGCCGAGTCGTCGCTCAACGAGGCGGTCGCGCTGGAGCTGACGAAGCGGTCCGGGCAACCGACGCAGGACTACGCGTACACGACCTACGCCGTGAACGACCGCCCCGCGACGACACGCCTGGTCGTGCAGAACCCCGACCCGCAGTACGCCGCCGCGCTCGAGGGCGACGGCGTGCTCTACAAGGTCGAGTCCACGAGCTCCTTCACCTACCAGGGCGATGACCAGACCGCGTACGCCGACGACTTCACCCAGGTCAACCTCCGGGGAAGCCACGACCTGCAGCCGATCGTGTCGTTCCTGGAGTGGCTCGACGGTGCGTCCGACGAGGAGTTCGCCCAGGAGCTGGACCAGTGGGTCGACGTCGGGTCGTTCGCGACCTACCTGGCCACCCAGGACGTGCTCGGGAACATGGACACGATCTCGGGTCCCGGCCGGAACGCGTACCTGTACCACGACCTGGGCACCGGGCTGATCAGTGTCGTCTCGTGGGACCTCAACCTGGCTCTGGGCGGCATGTCGCTGCCGGGCACGGGCGGAGGGCCCGGTGACGGCGACGGCTCGGCCCGACCGGGCGCGCCCGGTGGCGCCGCCTTGCCGGCTCTGCCGGAGGGTGTCGAGCTGCCCGAGGGCGCACGGCCCGGCGCACCGGGCGGCGGACGGGGACCAGAAGCCATGGGCGGAAACGCGCTCGTGACCCGGTTCGAGGCGAGCGCCGACCTCTCGGCTCTCGTCGACGCGGCGATCGCGGAGCTGCGGGCCGAGTGGCTCGACAGCGGCCAGGCAGGCCGGGTCGTCGAGGAGGTCGCCTCGCGGGTGCCGGCCACCGACGCGGTGGACCAGGCGACGATCGACGCCGACGCCCAGGCGGTCATGTCCCGGCTGGCCGGCGACGATGCTCCCTGA
- a CDS encoding siderophore-interacting protein produces the protein MFHVRVAAMQRLCPSLLRVTFTGDDLDRFADNGFDQRIKFFLPVDGSPYADLMDLGRTGDWYGTWRALPEDRRHPMRTYTARGVRPHPRELDVDIVLHGDTGPASRWASTARVGDELVVMGPNADHVGPHGGVDFVPPARTDRLLIAGDETALPAIAGIVERLPRDARGEVLVEMPWSDDRLALDAPDGVRIHWLGRDGRAHGDLLVPAVQAACARLLPGRAPVPDAVLEDVDVDHDMLWEVPIDYATGAPLAAEAHLYAWLAGEAGVIKILRRHLVRECGVDRKAVAFMGYWRQGKSEGS, from the coding sequence ATGTTCCACGTGCGCGTCGCCGCGATGCAGCGGCTGTGCCCCAGCCTGCTGCGCGTGACGTTCACGGGCGACGACCTCGACCGCTTCGCGGACAACGGGTTCGACCAGCGCATCAAGTTCTTCCTGCCGGTCGACGGCTCCCCGTACGCGGACCTCATGGACCTCGGTCGCACGGGTGACTGGTACGGCACGTGGCGCGCCCTGCCGGAGGACCGCCGCCACCCGATGCGCACGTACACGGCCCGCGGTGTGCGTCCGCACCCGCGTGAGCTGGACGTCGACATCGTGCTGCACGGCGACACCGGCCCTGCGTCGCGCTGGGCGTCGACCGCCCGCGTCGGCGACGAGCTGGTCGTCATGGGCCCCAACGCCGACCACGTCGGCCCGCACGGCGGCGTCGACTTCGTCCCGCCCGCGCGCACGGACCGCCTGCTGATCGCCGGTGACGAGACCGCGCTGCCCGCCATCGCCGGCATCGTCGAGCGACTGCCGCGCGACGCCCGCGGCGAGGTGCTCGTCGAGATGCCGTGGTCCGACGACCGCCTCGCGCTCGACGCCCCCGACGGTGTGCGCATCCACTGGCTCGGCCGCGACGGTCGCGCCCACGGCGACCTGCTCGTCCCGGCCGTCCAGGCCGCGTGCGCGCGTCTGCTGCCGGGTCGGGCGCCCGTCCCCGACGCCGTCCTCGAGGACGTCGACGTCGACCACGACATGCTGTGGGAGGTGCCGATCGACTACGCGACCGGCGCCCCGCTCGCTGCGGAGGCCCACCTGTACGCGTGGCTCGCCGGTGAGGCCGGTGTCATCAAGATCCTGCGCCGCCACCTGGTGCGCGAGTGCGGCGTCGACCGCAAGGCCGTGGCGTTCATGGGGTACTGGCGGCAGGGGAAGTCCGAGGGGAGCTGA
- a CDS encoding VIT1/CCC1 transporter family protein: MSTPAPPGETRPTPAQLRRWRRNLADERAEAAVYRDLASRRTGEEREILLALAEAERRHEAHWLDLLGDDVGRPVRGDWRTRVLSVLARRFGSVWVYALAQRAEARSTYGQDSEATARMAADEQIHEEVVRGLAMRGRQQISGTFRAAVFGANDGLVSNLALVLGIGASGVATGTVLLTGLAGLLAGALSMAAGEYVSVRSQRELLEASRPAAGAASALAHLDVDANELALVYRARGMSAADAQARADVVLASLAQYDAQQAVDASLLRTTTSLPSGDRAAEAGDALAAAPAAAPRPAAPERDEHESVGTAWGAAMASFCFFASGALIPVVPYLLGASGTTAVLWSAGLVGVALLGTGSVVGLLSGASPVRRALRQLAIGYGAAAVTYALGLLFGTSAV, from the coding sequence ATGAGCACCCCTGCCCCGCCGGGCGAGACCCGGCCCACGCCCGCCCAGCTGCGCCGGTGGCGGCGCAACCTCGCCGACGAGCGCGCCGAGGCGGCCGTCTACCGCGACCTCGCCTCACGGCGCACGGGCGAGGAGCGCGAGATCCTGCTCGCGCTCGCCGAGGCGGAGCGCCGCCACGAGGCGCACTGGCTCGACCTGCTCGGTGACGACGTCGGGCGTCCGGTCCGGGGGGACTGGCGCACCCGCGTCCTCAGCGTGCTGGCCCGGCGGTTCGGGTCGGTGTGGGTGTACGCGCTGGCGCAGCGTGCCGAGGCCCGCTCGACGTACGGGCAGGACTCCGAGGCGACCGCCCGCATGGCGGCCGACGAGCAGATCCACGAGGAGGTCGTGCGCGGCCTGGCGATGCGCGGGCGGCAGCAGATCTCCGGCACCTTCCGCGCCGCGGTGTTCGGGGCCAACGACGGGCTGGTGTCCAACCTCGCGCTCGTCCTGGGCATCGGCGCCAGCGGCGTCGCCACGGGCACCGTGCTGCTGACGGGCCTGGCGGGCCTGCTGGCCGGGGCCCTGTCGATGGCCGCGGGGGAGTACGTGTCGGTGCGCTCGCAGCGCGAGCTGCTCGAGGCGTCCCGGCCCGCCGCGGGCGCCGCGAGCGCCCTCGCCCACCTCGACGTCGACGCCAACGAGCTCGCGCTGGTCTACCGGGCGCGCGGCATGAGCGCCGCGGACGCGCAGGCCCGTGCGGACGTCGTGCTGGCGTCGCTGGCGCAGTACGACGCGCAGCAGGCCGTCGACGCGTCGCTGCTGCGGACCACGACGTCGCTGCCGTCGGGCGACCGGGCGGCGGAGGCCGGCGACGCCCTCGCCGCGGCACCGGCCGCCGCACCGCGCCCCGCCGCCCCGGAGCGGGACGAGCACGAGTCCGTCGGCACCGCGTGGGGTGCCGCCATGGCGAGCTTCTGCTTCTTCGCGTCCGGCGCGCTCATCCCGGTCGTGCCGTACCTGCTGGGGGCGTCGGGGACGACGGCCGTGCTGTGGTCGGCCGGGCTGGTGGGCGTCGCGCTGCTGGGGACCGGCTCGGTGGTCGGGCTGCTGTCCGGGGCGTCGCCCGTGCGGCGCGCGCTGCGCCAGCTGGCCATCGGGTACGGGGCCGCCGCCGTCACGTACGCGCTGGGTCTGCTGTTCGGGACGTCCGCGGTGTGA
- a CDS encoding TetR/AcrR family transcriptional regulator: MLPDRDDRPLGLRERKRATARARVEQVAVDLCLEHGYGSVTVAQICAAAGIAQSTFFTYFGSKDAAILGRPPLPSPEAVEAFVEADGPLLGDLLTLLTVGARDAVGDLALFRRRFELVDSDARLRTREARRTEVAAWQADVVARRLRRRGDLTAAEIAEQAQMAAALALSILRHTFWSVQTAPGTEWNDRLRRSHALARALLQGSPQTAPRGGAASGVSRAGAGGGARPRRR, translated from the coding sequence ATGCTCCCTGACCGGGACGACCGACCGCTCGGGCTGCGGGAGCGCAAGCGCGCCACGGCCCGGGCGCGCGTCGAGCAGGTCGCCGTCGACCTGTGCCTGGAGCACGGCTACGGCTCCGTCACCGTCGCGCAGATCTGCGCAGCCGCCGGGATAGCGCAGAGCACCTTCTTCACCTACTTCGGCAGCAAGGACGCCGCGATCCTCGGGCGACCGCCGCTGCCGTCGCCCGAGGCGGTCGAGGCGTTCGTCGAGGCTGACGGGCCCCTGCTCGGCGACCTGCTGACGCTCTTGACCGTGGGCGCCCGCGACGCCGTCGGGGACCTTGCCCTGTTCCGCCGCAGGTTCGAGCTGGTCGACAGCGACGCACGGCTCAGGACCCGCGAGGCCCGACGCACCGAGGTGGCCGCGTGGCAGGCGGACGTGGTCGCCCGGCGGCTGCGGCGGCGCGGCGACCTGACCGCGGCAGAGATCGCGGAGCAGGCTCAGATGGCGGCGGCCCTGGCCCTCAGCATCCTGCGGCACACGTTCTGGTCGGTCCAGACCGCACCGGGGACCGAGTGGAACGACCGCCTCCGGCGCAGCCACGCCCTCGCGCGCGCTCTCCTCCAGGGGTCCCCGCAGACGGCACCACGTGGCGGAGCGGCGTCCGGGGTCTCGCGCGCCGGCGCCGGTGGAGGCGCCCGCCCTCGGAGGCGGTGA